A region from the Drosophila takahashii strain IR98-3 E-12201 chromosome 2L, DtakHiC1v2, whole genome shotgun sequence genome encodes:
- the Sfp33A1 gene encoding uncharacterized protein Sfp33A1 — MKFFIWLLLIFTCNGFKHTEDNIITELCFKPSTGPPCQKLKSFYWAKENKTCVLTTYLLEPCGFFQKLETCKAICSKESWTLSDLERYVGKLP, encoded by the exons ATGAAGTTCTTCATCTGGCTTTTACTTATATTTACCTGTAATGGGTTTAAACATACGGAGGATAATATAATAACCG aactgTGCTTCAAGCCTTCGACTGGTCCACCTTGCCAGAAACTTAAATCATTTTACTGggcaaaggaaaataaaacctGTGTGCTAACCACTTATTTATTGGAGCCTTGTGGTTTCTTTCAAAAATTAGAAACGTGCAAGGCCATATGCTCCAAGGAATCATGGACATTATCTGATTTAGAAAGATATGTTGGCAAGTTGCCCTAA